A stretch of the Nitratireductor thuwali genome encodes the following:
- a CDS encoding Gfo/Idh/MocA family protein — protein MSEPTKIGLVGIGKIARDQHIPSIERSPSFALAAGVSRNAKVDGVENFTDLEAFLSARPDVLAVSLCTPPSSRFEMAVSAIKAGRDVMLEKPPGATLGEVEALVALAEHHQVSLFATWHSRFAPAVEPARKWLKGKTIRSVEIVWKEDVRRWHPGQDWIWEAGGFGVFDPGINALSILTALVPSVFVTGAILETPENRAMPIAAKLSMRNLDGVAVEAVFDWRQEGPQTWGIAIRTDQGELRLSRGGASMSVDGRMRKEEPEAEYDGLYARFAELVASKQVDVDLSPLKIVADAFLCGRKVDVEPFHE, from the coding sequence ATGAGTGAACCGACGAAGATCGGTCTTGTCGGCATAGGCAAGATCGCCCGCGACCAGCATATCCCCTCCATCGAGCGTTCGCCGTCCTTCGCCCTGGCGGCCGGCGTCAGCCGCAATGCGAAGGTGGACGGCGTCGAGAACTTCACGGATCTGGAAGCCTTCCTTTCGGCGCGCCCGGACGTTCTGGCCGTCTCCTTGTGCACGCCGCCTTCATCGCGTTTCGAGATGGCGGTTTCGGCCATCAAGGCGGGGCGCGACGTGATGCTGGAAAAGCCGCCCGGAGCCACGCTCGGGGAGGTCGAGGCGCTGGTGGCGCTGGCCGAGCACCATCAGGTCAGCCTCTTTGCGACCTGGCATTCGCGCTTTGCGCCGGCCGTGGAGCCGGCCCGCAAATGGCTGAAGGGCAAGACGATCCGTTCGGTCGAGATCGTCTGGAAGGAGGACGTGCGGCGCTGGCACCCCGGCCAGGACTGGATATGGGAGGCGGGCGGTTTCGGCGTGTTCGATCCCGGCATCAACGCCCTGTCGATCCTGACGGCGCTCGTGCCCTCCGTGTTCGTGACCGGAGCGATACTCGAAACGCCGGAAAACCGGGCAATGCCCATTGCCGCGAAACTGTCGATGAGGAATCTCGACGGCGTGGCCGTCGAAGCCGTTTTCGACTGGCGCCAGGAAGGGCCGCAGACCTGGGGCATCGCCATCCGCACCGACCAGGGCGAGCTCAGGCTTTCCCGCGGCGGCGCCAGCATGAGCGTCGACGGCCGCATGCGCAAGGAGGAGCCGGAGGCCGAGTATGACGGTCTTTATGCCCGCTTCGCCGAGCTTGTCGCCAGCAAGCAGGTCGACGTCGACCTCAGCCCGCTGAAGATCGTCGCCGATGCATTTCTTTGCGGCCGCAAGGTCGACGTGGAGCCCTTTCATGAATAG
- the araD1 gene encoding AraD1 family protein, whose product MHLSQLKKGGVIFRRGNDARLVNGAESTYALAVEAIDRGMSLAAAIEARGLGDAVDLAALAEEGALDCPVRHPDPAHMFLTGTGLTHLGSASTRDAMHADEKGMSDSMKMFKMGIEGGKPEKGKEGVQPEWFYKGTGTCAVAPGDPLHSPDCALDGGEEPEIAGFYVVGADGQPYRLGFSLANEFSDHVTERINYLFLAHSKLRPASFGPELLVGDLPRDIRGTSRILREGKVVWEKPFLSGEDNMSHSIANLEYHHFKYGLFRQPGDLHVHMFGTATLSFADGVSCGEGDVWEISAPDFGLPLRNPHGREKKGFAAVKAL is encoded by the coding sequence ATGCATCTTTCGCAACTGAAAAAGGGCGGCGTCATCTTCCGCCGGGGCAATGACGCCCGCCTGGTGAACGGCGCCGAGAGCACCTATGCGCTGGCGGTGGAGGCCATCGACAGGGGCATGTCGCTGGCCGCCGCAATAGAAGCACGCGGGCTGGGCGATGCCGTGGACCTTGCGGCGCTCGCCGAAGAAGGCGCGCTCGACTGCCCCGTCCGCCATCCCGATCCGGCCCATATGTTCCTGACCGGAACCGGGCTCACCCATCTCGGCTCGGCCTCCACCCGCGACGCCATGCACGCCGACGAAAAGGGCATGAGCGACTCCATGAAGATGTTCAAGATGGGCATCGAGGGCGGCAAGCCGGAAAAGGGGAAGGAAGGCGTCCAGCCCGAATGGTTCTACAAGGGCACCGGCACATGCGCCGTCGCTCCCGGCGACCCGCTCCATTCGCCCGATTGCGCGCTGGACGGAGGCGAGGAGCCGGAGATCGCCGGCTTCTACGTCGTGGGCGCCGACGGCCAGCCGTACCGGCTGGGCTTCTCGCTCGCCAACGAGTTCTCCGACCACGTGACCGAGCGCATCAACTATCTGTTTCTCGCCCATTCCAAGCTGCGGCCGGCCTCCTTCGGCCCCGAGCTTCTGGTCGGCGACCTGCCGCGCGACATCAGGGGCACCTCGCGCATCCTGCGGGAGGGCAAGGTGGTCTGGGAAAAGCCGTTCCTTTCGGGCGAGGACAACATGTCCCACTCGATCGCCAATCTTGAATACCACCATTTCAAATACGGCCTGTTCCGCCAGCCGGGCGACCTGCACGTGCACATGTTCGGCACCGCCACGCTCTCCTTCGCCGACGGAGTATCGTGCGGCGAGGGCGATGTGTGGGAGATCTCCGCGCCGGATTTCGGCCTGCCGCTGAGGAACCCGCATGGGCGCGAGAAGAAGGGTTTTGCGGCGGTGAAGGCGCTTTAG
- a CDS encoding 2-dehydro-3-deoxy-6-phosphogalactonate aldolase, translated as MTGTRIAWPKLRRDLVAILRGLTPDEAPGVIDALLDAGFEAIEVPLNSPDPFRTIEQAARAAPEGVLIGAGTVLTVEDVKRLHDSGGRLMVSPNVEPEVIRAAASHGMVTMPGVFSPTEALAGVKAGASGLKFFPASVLGPSGIKAVSAILPADVPIGAVGGVSDGDFAAYKAVGIRTFGLGSSLYKPGDGAMETARKARAAVAAYDAVFGG; from the coding sequence ATGACCGGAACCCGTATCGCGTGGCCGAAGCTGCGCCGCGATCTCGTGGCGATCCTGCGCGGGCTGACGCCCGATGAAGCGCCCGGCGTCATCGATGCTCTCCTGGATGCGGGCTTCGAGGCGATCGAGGTGCCGCTGAATTCGCCGGACCCTTTCCGCACGATCGAGCAGGCCGCGCGCGCTGCGCCCGAGGGTGTGTTGATCGGCGCGGGCACCGTTCTGACTGTGGAGGACGTCAAGCGTCTTCATGATTCCGGCGGGCGGCTGATGGTCAGCCCCAATGTCGAGCCCGAGGTCATCCGTGCGGCGGCGTCCCATGGCATGGTGACGATGCCCGGCGTCTTCTCGCCCACCGAAGCGCTGGCTGGCGTCAAGGCCGGCGCATCCGGTCTGAAGTTCTTTCCGGCAAGCGTGCTGGGCCCGTCCGGCATCAAGGCCGTCAGCGCGATCCTGCCCGCCGATGTGCCGATCGGCGCGGTCGGCGGCGTCTCCGACGGGGATTTCGCCGCCTACAAGGCTGTCGGCATACGCACTTTCGGCCTGGGTTCGAGCCTCTACAAGCCCGGCGACGGCGCCATGGAGACGGCGCGGAAGGCGCGGGCGGCGGTGGCGGCTTACGACGCGGTGTTCGGCGGCTAG
- the mmsA gene encoding multiple monosaccharide ABC transporter ATP-binding protein → MEPILEMRGITKVFPGVKALDDVNLRVAPGEIHALVGENGAGKSTLMKVLSGVYPHGTYEGDIEFDGKPVSFSGISDSEEVGIIIIHQELALVPLLSIAENIFLGNEVATAGVIDWPETNSRTDELLRKVGLRERSSTLVDKLGVGKQQLVEIAKALSKKVKLLILDEPTASLQENDSQKLLDLLLEFKAQGIASILISHKLNEVSRVADSITVLRDGQTVSTLDCHAEKISEERIIRDMVGRDMAHRYPDRTPNIGETLLEVSDWNVTHPDHSDRQVIRNVSFKVAAGEVVGIAGLMGSGRTELAMSIFGRSYGNSIRGSVKLRGKEVDVSTVGRAIDSGLAYVTEDRKALGLILEEDILRNTTLANLARVSSNGVINDAEERKVAESYRKALGIRTPSVFQKVMNLSGGNQQKVVLSKWLFAEPEVLILDEPTRGIDVGAKFEIYTIINELAAQGKGVVMISSEMPELLGMCDRIYVMNEGRLVGELNGREATQEKIMSMIVRS, encoded by the coding sequence ATGGAACCCATTCTGGAGATGCGCGGCATCACCAAGGTCTTCCCCGGCGTGAAGGCCCTGGACGATGTGAATCTCAGGGTCGCACCCGGCGAAATCCACGCGCTGGTGGGCGAAAACGGCGCCGGCAAATCGACGCTGATGAAGGTCCTGAGCGGCGTCTACCCGCACGGCACCTATGAGGGCGACATCGAGTTCGACGGCAAGCCCGTCTCCTTTTCCGGCATCTCCGACAGCGAAGAGGTCGGCATCATCATCATTCACCAGGAACTGGCCCTGGTGCCGCTGCTGTCGATCGCCGAGAACATCTTTCTCGGCAACGAGGTCGCGACCGCCGGCGTCATCGACTGGCCGGAGACGAATTCCCGCACCGACGAACTGTTGAGGAAAGTCGGACTTCGGGAACGGTCTTCCACGCTGGTCGACAAGCTGGGCGTCGGCAAGCAGCAGCTCGTCGAGATCGCCAAGGCGCTGTCGAAGAAGGTCAAGCTGCTCATTCTGGACGAGCCCACCGCTTCGCTCCAGGAAAACGACAGCCAGAAGCTTCTCGATCTGCTGCTGGAGTTCAAGGCGCAGGGCATCGCCTCGATCCTCATCTCGCACAAGCTCAACGAGGTGAGCCGCGTGGCCGATTCCATCACCGTCCTGCGCGACGGGCAGACGGTTTCGACGCTCGACTGCCACGCCGAGAAGATCAGCGAAGAGCGCATCATCCGCGACATGGTGGGCCGCGACATGGCGCACCGCTATCCCGACCGGACGCCGAACATCGGCGAGACCTTGCTGGAGGTCTCGGACTGGAACGTCACCCATCCCGATCATTCCGACCGGCAGGTGATCCGGAACGTCTCCTTCAAGGTGGCGGCCGGCGAGGTGGTCGGCATCGCGGGGCTCATGGGGTCGGGCCGCACGGAGCTTGCCATGAGCATCTTCGGCCGCTCCTACGGCAACAGTATCAGAGGTTCGGTAAAGCTGCGCGGCAAGGAGGTCGACGTTTCCACGGTCGGCCGCGCCATCGACAGCGGCTTGGCCTATGTGACCGAGGACCGCAAGGCGCTCGGCCTGATCCTCGAAGAGGACATCCTGCGCAACACGACGCTGGCTAATCTGGCGCGCGTCTCGAGCAACGGCGTCATCAACGACGCCGAGGAGCGCAAGGTCGCCGAGAGCTACCGCAAGGCGCTTGGCATTCGCACGCCCAGCGTCTTCCAGAAGGTGATGAACCTTTCGGGCGGCAACCAGCAGAAGGTCGTGCTGTCGAAATGGCTTTTCGCCGAACCGGAAGTGCTGATCCTCGACGAGCCGACGCGGGGCATCGATGTCGGCGCCAAGTTCGAAATCTACACGATCATCAACGAGCTGGCAGCACAGGGCAAGGGCGTCGTGATGATCTCGTCGGAGATGCCCGAACTGCTCGGCATGTGCGACCGCATCTATGTGATGAACGAAGGGCGGCTGGTCGGCGAGCTCAACGGGCGCGAGGCGACCCAGGAAAAGATCATGTCGATGATCGTGAGGTCGTGA
- a CDS encoding aldehyde dehydrogenase (NADP(+)) — translation MSQSFEPRGKHLIAGEWVAGDKRFASDPVTGPKHEFFVGTAADVDRAAKAAEEAFWTYGYSSRTERAAFLRAIADEIEARGAAITEIGVQETGLPEARLNGERGRTTGQLRLFADHIEKGDYLDRRHDPANPDRQPLPKPDLKLMQLPIGPVGVFGASNFPLAFSTAGGDTASALAAGCPVIVKGHPAHPGTGEIVAEAIAAAIEKTGQHPGVFSLIQSNTNEAGEAIVTHPLVKAIGFTGSLGGGRALFNLAQGRDEPIPFFGELGSVNPQFLLPAALGARGGKIAEGWAASLTMGVGQFCTNPGVAIALAGDDVDGFAQTAKGVLEKVLAQPMLTSGIADAYRRGRDKVVGLGCAKATLASTGEGRNSGPDLLETTGEDWLANPDLHNEVFGPLGLLVRVKDEEEMRAVAHSLEGQLTCTLHMDDADRTLAASLMPILQRKAGRLIANGFPTGVEVSDAMMHGGPYPASTNVSTTSVGTLAIRRFLRPIAFQDMPPALLPTDLAEV, via the coding sequence ATGTCCCAAAGCTTCGAGCCCCGTGGAAAACATTTGATTGCCGGCGAGTGGGTCGCGGGGGACAAGAGATTTGCTTCCGATCCCGTTACCGGGCCCAAGCATGAGTTCTTCGTCGGAACGGCGGCGGATGTGGACCGGGCCGCCAAGGCGGCCGAGGAAGCGTTCTGGACCTATGGCTATTCCAGCCGCACCGAGCGCGCCGCATTCCTGCGCGCCATCGCCGACGAGATCGAAGCGCGCGGCGCGGCCATTACCGAGATCGGCGTCCAGGAAACCGGCCTGCCGGAAGCCCGCCTCAACGGCGAGCGCGGACGCACCACCGGGCAGCTTCGGCTGTTCGCCGACCATATCGAGAAGGGCGACTATCTCGACCGCCGCCACGACCCGGCCAATCCCGACCGCCAGCCGCTGCCCAAGCCGGACCTGAAGCTGATGCAGCTTCCCATCGGGCCGGTGGGCGTTTTCGGCGCTTCGAACTTTCCGCTGGCCTTTTCCACCGCCGGCGGCGACACGGCGTCGGCGCTCGCGGCCGGCTGCCCGGTCATCGTGAAGGGCCATCCGGCGCATCCGGGCACCGGTGAGATCGTGGCCGAGGCCATTGCCGCGGCCATCGAGAAGACAGGACAGCACCCGGGCGTTTTCTCGCTGATCCAGAGCAACACCAACGAGGCAGGCGAGGCGATCGTCACGCATCCGCTGGTCAAGGCGATCGGGTTCACCGGGTCGCTGGGCGGTGGGCGTGCGCTGTTCAACCTCGCTCAGGGCCGCGACGAGCCCATCCCGTTTTTCGGCGAGCTCGGCTCCGTCAATCCGCAGTTCCTGCTGCCCGCCGCCCTCGGCGCGCGCGGCGGAAAGATCGCCGAAGGCTGGGCGGCGTCGCTGACCATGGGCGTGGGTCAGTTCTGCACCAACCCCGGCGTCGCCATCGCGCTAGCCGGAGACGATGTCGACGGCTTCGCGCAAACGGCCAAGGGCGTGCTGGAAAAGGTCCTTGCACAGCCCATGCTGACCAGCGGTATCGCCGATGCCTACCGGCGCGGGCGCGACAAGGTGGTGGGGCTCGGCTGCGCCAAGGCCACGCTCGCCTCCACCGGCGAGGGCCGCAACAGCGGCCCGGACCTGTTGGAGACGACGGGCGAGGACTGGCTTGCCAATCCCGACCTTCACAATGAGGTCTTCGGACCGCTGGGCCTTCTGGTGCGGGTCAAGGACGAAGAGGAGATGCGGGCGGTGGCGCACAGCCTGGAAGGTCAGCTGACCTGCACGCTGCACATGGACGACGCGGACCGGACGCTGGCCGCCTCGCTGATGCCCATCCTCCAGCGCAAGGCCGGACGTCTCATCGCCAACGGATTTCCGACCGGCGTGGAGGTCAGCGACGCGATGATGCATGGCGGCCCCTATCCGGCCAGCACCAATGTCTCGACCACTTCGGTCGGCACGCTGGCGATCCGCCGCTTCCTGCGCCCGATCGCCTTCCAGGACATGCCGCCGGCGCTGCTGCCGACCGATCTGGCGGAAGTCTGA
- the araD gene encoding L-arabinonate dehydratase, whose amino-acid sequence MSAFNPKPWPRKLRSQEWFGGTSRDHIYHRSWMKNQGLPADLFDGRPVIGICNTWSQLTPCNAHLRDLAERVKHGIYEAGGLPLEFPVFSTGESALRPTAMMYRNLAAMDVEEALRANPLDGVVLLAGCDKTTPALLMGAASTDLPAIVISGGPMLNGWFRGERVGSGTALWQMSEAIKAGTMSQEDFLEAEQAMSRSPGSCNTMGTASTMASMAEALGMALSGNAAIPAVDSRRRVMAHLSGRRIVDMVKDDLKPSDILTREAFENAIRVNGTIGGSTNAVVHLLALAGRAGVDLTLDDWDRLGRDLPTIVNLMPSGKYLMEEFFYAGGLPVVMKVLAEGGKLHRDALTVSGGPVWDEIKDVRNWNEDVIRPLDKALTQQGGIAVLKGNLAPRGAVLKPSAASPELLQHRGRAVVFEDIDDYKAKIGDDALDVDETCILVLKNCGPKGYPGMSEVGNMGLPPKVLRKGVTDMVRISDARMSGTAYGTVVLHTSPEAAVGGPLAVVRNGDMIEINVPARRLHLDVSDEELQRRLEAWTPRVERPNGGYAQLFHDHVEGADTGADFDFLKGCRGNAVPRDSH is encoded by the coding sequence ATGAGCGCATTCAACCCCAAGCCCTGGCCGCGAAAGCTGCGCTCGCAAGAGTGGTTCGGCGGCACGTCGCGCGATCACATTTACCACCGCTCCTGGATGAAGAACCAGGGCCTGCCAGCCGATCTTTTCGACGGGCGGCCGGTGATCGGCATCTGCAACACATGGTCCCAGCTGACCCCCTGCAACGCGCATCTGCGCGACCTTGCCGAGCGGGTGAAGCACGGCATCTACGAGGCGGGCGGACTGCCGCTGGAGTTTCCGGTTTTCTCGACCGGCGAGAGCGCGCTCAGACCCACCGCCATGATGTACCGCAATCTGGCAGCCATGGATGTGGAGGAGGCGCTGCGCGCCAACCCGCTCGACGGCGTGGTGCTTCTGGCCGGCTGCGACAAGACCACGCCCGCGCTCTTGATGGGCGCCGCCAGCACCGATCTGCCGGCCATCGTCATCTCGGGCGGCCCGATGCTGAACGGCTGGTTCCGCGGCGAGCGCGTCGGCTCCGGCACGGCGCTGTGGCAGATGTCGGAGGCGATCAAGGCCGGCACCATGAGCCAGGAGGATTTCCTCGAGGCCGAGCAGGCGATGAGCCGCTCGCCCGGCTCCTGCAACACGATGGGAACCGCCTCGACCATGGCCTCGATGGCCGAGGCGCTGGGCATGGCCCTGTCCGGCAATGCCGCGATCCCCGCCGTCGACAGCCGCCGCCGGGTGATGGCGCATCTGTCGGGCAGGCGCATCGTCGACATGGTGAAGGACGACCTGAAGCCCTCCGACATCCTGACGCGTGAGGCGTTCGAGAACGCCATCCGCGTCAACGGGACCATCGGAGGCTCGACCAATGCCGTCGTCCATCTGCTGGCGCTCGCCGGCCGGGCGGGCGTCGACCTGACGCTGGACGACTGGGACCGGCTGGGCCGCGATCTGCCGACCATCGTCAACCTCATGCCCTCCGGCAAATATCTCATGGAGGAGTTCTTCTATGCCGGCGGCCTGCCGGTCGTCATGAAGGTGCTGGCCGAGGGCGGCAAGCTGCACCGGGACGCGCTGACGGTATCGGGCGGCCCGGTCTGGGACGAGATCAAGGACGTCCGCAACTGGAACGAGGACGTCATCCGCCCGCTCGACAAGGCGCTGACCCAGCAGGGCGGCATCGCCGTCTTGAAGGGCAACCTCGCGCCGCGCGGCGCCGTGCTGAAACCTTCGGCGGCTTCGCCGGAGCTGCTGCAGCACCGGGGCAGGGCGGTCGTCTTCGAGGACATCGACGACTACAAGGCCAAGATCGGCGACGACGCGCTGGATGTCGACGAGACATGCATCCTGGTTCTGAAGAACTGCGGGCCGAAGGGCTATCCGGGCATGTCGGAGGTCGGCAATATGGGGCTTCCGCCGAAGGTGCTGAGGAAGGGCGTCACCGACATGGTGCGCATCTCCGACGCCCGCATGTCGGGCACAGCCTACGGCACCGTGGTGCTGCATACCTCGCCGGAGGCGGCGGTGGGCGGCCCGCTGGCGGTGGTCCGCAATGGCGACATGATCGAAATCAACGTGCCGGCGCGCCGCCTGCATCTCGATGTATCTGACGAGGAACTGCAACGCCGGCTCGAGGCCTGGACGCCGCGGGTCGAGCGGCCCAATGGCGGCTACGCGCAGCTCTTCCACGACCATGTGGAGGGCGCCGATACCGGCGCCGATTTCGACTTTCTGAAAGGATGCCGGGGCAATGCCGTGCCGCGCGATTCGCACTAG
- the chvE gene encoding multiple monosaccharide ABC transporter substrate-binding protein — protein MRKLTAIFTSLALGAAMFAGTAQAQDKGYVGIAMPTKSSARWISDGESMVKQFNEAGYETDLQYAEDDIPNQLAQIENMITKGVDVLVIAAIDGTTLSNALENANAADIKVIAYDRLIRDSPHVDYYATFDNFQVGVQQASSLVEGLKERFPDQKPWNVELFGGSPDDNNAYFFYDGGMSVLQPLIDSGDIEIVSGQQGMDTVGTLRWDGAVAQSRMDNLLSAYYTDKQVHGVLSPYDGLSIGILSSLKGVGYGSGDLKMPIVTGQDAEIPSVKSILAGEQYSTIFKDTRELAGVTVGMVDALLQGGEPEINDTETYDNGVKVVPSYLLEPVLVDADNWEEVLIGSGYYEMDQIK, from the coding sequence ATGCGAAAACTTACAGCGATTTTCACGTCGCTTGCGCTGGGTGCTGCCATGTTTGCAGGCACCGCGCAGGCACAGGACAAGGGTTATGTCGGCATCGCCATGCCCACGAAGTCCTCCGCGCGCTGGATCTCGGACGGTGAGTCCATGGTCAAGCAGTTCAATGAGGCCGGCTACGAGACCGATCTGCAATATGCCGAGGACGACATCCCGAACCAGCTCGCGCAGATCGAGAACATGATCACCAAGGGCGTCGACGTGCTCGTCATCGCCGCCATCGACGGCACGACGCTTTCCAATGCGCTCGAGAACGCCAATGCGGCGGACATCAAGGTCATCGCCTACGACCGGCTCATCCGCGACAGCCCCCATGTCGACTACTACGCCACCTTCGACAATTTCCAGGTCGGCGTGCAGCAGGCGAGCTCGCTCGTCGAGGGCCTGAAGGAGCGCTTCCCCGACCAGAAGCCGTGGAACGTGGAACTGTTCGGCGGCTCGCCCGACGACAACAATGCCTACTTCTTCTACGATGGCGGCATGTCCGTGCTCCAGCCGCTGATCGATTCCGGCGACATCGAGATCGTTTCCGGTCAGCAGGGCATGGACACGGTCGGCACGCTGCGCTGGGACGGCGCGGTCGCCCAGTCGCGCATGGACAACCTCCTGTCCGCCTACTACACGGACAAGCAGGTGCACGGCGTTCTGTCGCCTTATGACGGCCTGTCCATCGGCATCCTTTCCTCCCTCAAGGGCGTGGGCTACGGCTCGGGCGATCTCAAGATGCCCATCGTCACCGGCCAGGACGCCGAGATTCCTTCTGTCAAGTCCATCCTCGCGGGCGAGCAGTACTCGACCATCTTCAAGGACACCCGCGAGCTGGCCGGAGTCACCGTCGGCATGGTCGATGCCCTCTTGCAGGGCGGCGAGCCGGAGATCAACGACACCGAGACCTATGACAACGGCGTCAAGGTCGTTCCGTCCTACCTGCTCGAGCCTGTGCTGGTCGATGCCGACAATTGGGAAGAAGTCCTGATCGGCAGCGGCTACTACGAGATGGACCAGATCAAGTAG
- the mmsB gene encoding multiple monosaccharide ABC transporter permease has product MEGAATSIGGYLKNHLRDYGMLVALVVIMGFFQVVTDGTLMRPVNLTNLILQNSYIVIMALGMLLVIVAGHIDLSVGSVVGFIGGLAAVMMVNWDLPSFVVIPACLATGILIGAAQGYWIAYWRIPSFIVTLAGMLVFRGLTLWLLEGQSVGPFPREFQLLSTGFVVDIFGTAKPNITALLLGALTAGSIVYLAVRSRRRNTEYGIEDEPFPFFLAKNGLVAFAILYLSYLLSTYRGFPNVLITMAVLTAAYTFLTNSTTLGRRIYALGGNEKAAKLSGIKTERLTFLTFANMGMLAALAGLIFAARLNTATPKAGVAFELDVIAAVFIGGASMSGGVGKIVGAVVGAFIMGVMNNGMSIVGIGIDYQQVIKGLVLLAAVIFDVYNKNKSS; this is encoded by the coding sequence ATGGAAGGCGCTGCAACCTCTATCGGCGGCTATCTGAAAAACCATCTGCGCGACTACGGCATGCTGGTCGCGCTCGTGGTGATCATGGGCTTCTTTCAGGTCGTGACCGATGGAACGCTGATGCGGCCGGTCAACCTGACCAATCTGATCCTGCAGAACAGCTACATCGTCATCATGGCGCTGGGCATGCTGCTGGTCATCGTCGCCGGTCATATCGACCTGTCGGTGGGCTCGGTCGTCGGCTTCATCGGCGGGCTGGCCGCCGTCATGATGGTCAATTGGGACCTGCCGAGCTTCGTCGTCATTCCGGCCTGTCTTGCGACCGGCATCCTGATCGGCGCGGCACAGGGCTACTGGATCGCCTATTGGCGCATTCCGTCCTTCATCGTCACCCTGGCCGGCATGCTCGTTTTTCGCGGCCTGACGCTGTGGCTGCTCGAGGGGCAGTCGGTCGGCCCGTTCCCGCGCGAGTTCCAGCTTTTGAGCACCGGTTTCGTCGTCGATATATTCGGTACGGCAAAGCCGAACATCACCGCGCTTCTCCTGGGCGCGCTGACGGCCGGCAGCATCGTCTATCTGGCCGTGCGCAGCCGCCGCCGCAACACCGAGTACGGCATCGAGGACGAGCCTTTCCCTTTCTTCCTGGCCAAGAACGGGCTGGTCGCCTTCGCGATCCTCTACCTGTCCTATCTGCTGTCGACCTATCGCGGCTTCCCGAACGTGCTCATCACCATGGCGGTGCTGACGGCGGCCTATACGTTCCTGACCAACTCGACCACGCTTGGCCGGCGCATCTATGCGCTGGGCGGCAACGAGAAGGCGGCGAAGCTGTCCGGCATCAAGACCGAGAGGCTGACCTTCCTCACCTTCGCCAATATGGGCATGCTGGCCGCCCTTGCCGGGCTGATCTTCGCCGCGCGCCTCAATACGGCGACGCCCAAGGCGGGCGTGGCCTTCGAACTGGACGTGATCGCCGCCGTCTTCATCGGCGGTGCGTCGATGTCGGGCGGCGTCGGCAAGATCGTCGGCGCGGTGGTGGGCGCCTTCATCATGGGCGTGATGAACAACGGCATGTCGATCGTCGGCATCGGCATCGACTATCAGCAGGTCATCAAGGGGCTGGTGCTGCTCGCGGCCGTTATCTTCGACGTCTACAACAAGAACAAATCCAGCTGA
- a CDS encoding 2-dehydro-3-deoxygalactonokinase, whose translation MSGAEPRPFCAAIDWGTTNMRLWLLGRKGTVIARRASGEGMRACMPDRFEAVMEAHLTAAGAPDDLPVIVSGMAGARGGWAEAPYLDAPADLRDLGRNALRVPSARRDVRILPGVCQRMAGREDVMRGEETQLAGAVAAGTVAGLFCLPGTHSKWARLEEGRLTGFTTFMTGELYALMRQHSILRDTLGEGDADPGHPAFGNAVDEMLSEGAVTAALFSLRAAALLSGTGAEELRARLSGLLLGSEIAAAVSQERPEEVQLVSAGGQAWLYETAFAAAGIASRTLDGAELVRRGLFDAACILWPERMAP comes from the coding sequence GTGAGCGGGGCGGAGCCTCGGCCGTTCTGTGCCGCCATCGACTGGGGCACGACTAACATGCGGCTGTGGCTGCTGGGCCGCAAGGGCACCGTCATCGCCCGGCGCGCCAGCGGCGAGGGCATGCGCGCCTGCATGCCCGACCGCTTCGAGGCGGTGATGGAAGCGCATCTGACGGCTGCCGGCGCGCCGGACGACCTGCCGGTGATCGTGAGCGGCATGGCCGGCGCGCGCGGCGGCTGGGCGGAAGCGCCCTATCTCGATGCGCCCGCGGACCTGCGCGACCTCGGGCGGAACGCCTTGCGCGTTCCTTCGGCGCGGCGCGATGTGCGGATTCTGCCCGGCGTCTGCCAGCGCATGGCGGGGCGGGAGGACGTGATGCGCGGCGAGGAAACGCAGCTGGCAGGCGCAGTGGCTGCCGGCACGGTGGCTGGCCTTTTCTGCCTTCCCGGAACTCATTCGAAATGGGCGAGGCTGGAAGAGGGGCGGCTGACCGGCTTCACCACCTTCATGACCGGCGAGCTTTACGCGCTGATGCGCCAGCACTCGATCCTGCGGGACACGCTGGGCGAGGGCGATGCCGATCCGGGCCATCCGGCCTTCGGCAATGCCGTTGATGAGATGCTGTCAGAAGGCGCCGTCACGGCGGCGCTTTTCTCGCTGCGGGCGGCCGCTCTCTTGTCGGGGACCGGCGCCGAGGAACTGCGGGCGCGGCTTTCGGGCCTGCTGCTTGGAAGCGAGATCGCGGCGGCTGTTAGTCAGGAGAGGCCGGAAGAGGTTCAACTGGTTTCAGCCGGCGGCCAGGCCTGGCTTTACGAAACCGCCTTCGCCGCCGCCGGCATCGCCAGCCGGACGCTCGACGGCGCCGAACTGGTGCGCCGTGGATTGTTCGATGCGGCGTGTATTCTCTGGCCCGAAAGGATGGCCCCATGA